AGGTGCCAAGGGCAAAGGGCTGCTCGACGCCGCGCGCAAGGCGGGGGCGCGGGAGGTGGCGTGCCCCAAGATGACGAAGCCTGCGGATCGGCTGGCGTTCGTGCGGAATGAGTTCCGGGGACTGGGGAGGTCTGCCACGCCGGAGGCCTGCCAGGCGCTCGTCGACTCGATCGGGAGTGATCTGCGGGAGCTGGCGTCCGCGGTGTCGCAGTTGACCGCGGATGTCGAGGGGACGATCGACGAGGCTGTCGTCGGGCGGTACTACACCGGGCGGGCCGAGGCGTCGAGTTTTACCGTGGCTGATCGGGCTGTGGAGGGGCGGGCCGCGGAGGCGTTGGAGGCGTTGCGGTGGTCTCTGTCGACCGGGGTCGCGCCCGTCATGATCACCAGTGCGCTCGCGCAGGGGGTGCGGGCCATTGGAAAGCTGTCGTCCGCGCGTGGGGGGCGGCCGGCCGATCTTGCTCGTGAGCTGGGGATGCCGCCGTGGAAGATCGACCGGGTGCGGCAGCAGATGCGGGGGTGGACTCCTGATGGGGTTGCCATCGCCCTGCGGGCGATCGCCGACGCGGACGCGGGGGTCAAGGGGGGTGGGGATGATCCCGAGTACGCGTTGGAGAAGGCGGTTGTGGTGATTGCTCGGGCGGCTCGGTCCCGTAGGGGGTAGGAGTTCGCCGCGGTGCGGCATTGAGCCGCCGTTCCCGTTCCCGGGCGGCCCCGCGTCGGGTCCGGACCGATGGTTGCCCGCGTCGGGTCCGGGCGGATGGTTTTTTCGCCCCCTCCGCCCCTGCCCGTCCCGTACCTGGGGGCTCCGCCCTCAGACCCCCGTATGGCCTGGACGGCCTCGTCGTCAAACGCCGGACGGGCTGAAGATTTCCGGCCGGGGCTGAAAGCCCAAGACCCCGCTCCCCCTCCTGGGGAAGGAGGGAAAATGGGGTCTCGGTTCAAGCTGTTGGATTCACGCCCGCGTGGCGAACGCAGGCCGCGCGTGGATCCGGGGGTGTCGGGTGGGAGCGGATGAGAGAGGGCCCGCTCGGGTCCAGCCGACGGTCAAGTCAGGGGTTGAGCCCCGAAGGGCCCAGCCGACTCAGCCCTTGAGGGAGGTGACCTTCGAAGCAAGCGCCGACTTCTTGTTGGCGGCCTGGTTCTTGTGGATGACGCCCTTCGAGACGGCCTTGTCGAGCTGACGCGCGGCAGCGCGCTGGTACTCGGTGGCCTTCTCGACGTCACCCGCGGCAGCGGCCTCACGGGCCTTGCGGATCGCGGTCTTCAGGGAAGACTTGACGGCCTTGTTGCGCAGCCGGGCCTTCTCGTTGGTCTTGATCCGCTTGATCTGGGACTTGATGTTCGCCACGAATGAGCCTTTACAGGTTCAGGCGCACGAGACAGCACGTCTCGCCCGCCGTTTGATTTCCTTGGGGTGTGCCTCCTGCAGAGAGGGCATGAGACACAGCCACTCAGGCTACCAGTAGCCGTAGGACCGGCCCAAACCGGTCGCAGCTCCCCGCCCGTGGGACCATGGAAGCTACGTATCGATCCGACCCGAGGCGACAGGCGCCTCAAGAGACAGGACCCTGCGTGCCCGCGACCCCTAACAATGTGCCCGAGCCGAGCCGTACCGACCCGGCTCTGATCCGCAATTTCTGCATCATCGCGCACATCGACCACGGCAAGTCCACGCTCGCCGACCGCATGCTCCAGCTGACCGGGGTGGTCGAGCAGCGGCAGATGCGTGCTCAGTACCTCGACCGCATGGACATCGAGCGCGAGCGTGGCATCACGATCAAGTCCCAGGCGGTCCGCCTGCCCTGGGCGCCGACCGAGGACCCGGGCAACACCCACATCCTCAACATGATCGACACCCCGGGGCACGTGGACTTCACGTACGAGGTGTCCCGGTCGCTGGCCGCGTGCGAGGGGACCGTCCTCCTCGTCGACGCCGCCCAGGGCATCGAGGCGCAGACTCTCGCGAATCTGTATCTCGCGATGGAGAACGACCTCACCATCGTTCCGGTGCTCAACAAGATCGATCTGCCTGCCGCGCAGCCCGAGAAGTTCGCCGAGGAGCTGGCCAATCTCGTCGGCTGCGAGCCCCACGACGTCCTGCGCGTCTCCGCCAAGACCGGTCTGGGCGTCGAGGCGCTGCTGGACAGGGTCGTCGCCGACGTCCCCGCCCCGATCGGTGTCGCCGACGCGCCCGCCCGCGCGATGATCTTCGACTCCGTGTACGACTCCTACCGGGGTGTGGTGACGTACGTCCGCGTCATCGACGGGCAGCTCAACAAGCGTGAGCGGATCCGGATGATGTCCACCGGCGCCACGCATGAGCTGCTCGAAATCGGGACGAACTCGCCCGAGATGCTGCCTGCAGACGGTCTTGGCGTGGGTGAGGTGGGTTACCTCATCACCGGTGTGAAAGACGTCCGGCAGTCCAAGGTCGGTGACACGATCACCACCCTGCACAAGGGCGCGACCGAGGCGCTCGGCGGTTACAAGGACCCCAAGCCCATGGTTTTCTCCGGGCTGTATCCGCTGGACGGGTCCGACTACCCGGAGCTGCGCGACGCGCTCGACAAGCTGCAGCTCAACGACGCCGCGCTCGTCTATGAGCCGGAGACCTCCGCGGCACTCGGGTTCGGTTTCCGCGTCGGGTTCCTCGGGCTCCTCCACCTCGACGTGATCCGTGAGCGGCTCGAGCGCGAGTTCGGGCTCGACCTCATCGCCACCGCGCCCAACGTGGTGTACCGGGTCGTGATGGAGGACGGGACCGAGCACACCGTCACCAACCCGAGCGAGTTCCCCGAGGGGAAGATCAACGAGGTGTATGAGCCGGTCGTGCGCGCCACGATCCTCGCGCCCTCCGAGTTCATCGGCTCGATCATGGAGCTGTGCCAGACCCGGCGCGGCACCCTGCTCGGCATGGACTACCTCTCGGAAGACCGGGTGGAGATCCGCTACACCCTGCCCCTCGCCGAGATCGTCTTCGACTTCTTCGACCAGCTGAAGTCCAAGACCCGCGGCTACGCCTCGCTCGACTACGAGCCCACCGGCGAGCAGACCTCCAGCCTGGTCAAGGTCGACATCCTGCTGCACGGCGACAAGGTCGACGCCTTCTCGGCGATCACCCACAAGGACCAGGCGTACGCGTACGGCGTGCGGCTCGTCGCCAAGCTGCGCGAGCTCATCCCGCGGCAGGCCTTCGAGGTGCCCATCCAGGCGGCCATCGGCTCCCGGGTCATCGCCCGCGAGACCATCCGCGCCATCCGCAAGGACGTCCTCGCCAAGTGCTACGGCGGTGACATCTCCCGTAAGCGGAAGCTGCTGGAGAAGCAGAAGGAAGGCAAGAAGCGGATGAAGATGGTGGGCTCTGTGGAGGTTCCGCAAGAGGCCTTCATCGCCGTGCTGTCCAGCGACGACAGCGGTGGCTCCGCCAAGGGCAAGAAGTAGTTACGCGGCATGGCGATTTCCAGGGCCCGTTGCGCTTCGGCGTGGCGGGCCCTGCGCTTGTCCGCGGAGGATCGCCTGGAGGAAGTGACCGCCCTCCGCCCCTTACGTACTGGCCGGACGCGCTCTACTCTGATCTCTGCTCGATAGTTACTCGCGAGTTAAACAACAGCCGCAATTGAGCCAGCCGCACCGTCGCGGGCCCCGGAGGATGTCGTGAGCGACACACAGACCTTGATCGAGAACCGTCCGCCGTCCGTGGCGGCCCTCTTCCTGGAGCGCGTGCAGGCCACGCCGGACGCCGAGGCCTACCGCTACCCGGTGCCACCGGCCTCGGGCGATGGCCAGGGCCCGGACGAGTGGAAGTCGCTGAGCTGGGCGCAGTCCGCCGAGCGGGTCTTCGCCATCGCGGCCGGTCTGATCGAACTGGGTGTGCGTCCGGAGCAGCGCGTCGCGCTCGCCTCCGCCACGCGGGTCGAGTGGATACTGGCCGACCTCGGCATCCTGTGCGCGGGCGCGGCCACGACGACCGTGTATCCGCAGACCAACGCCGAGGAGTCGGCGTTCATCCTCGCCGACTCCGAGAGCAAGGTGCTCATCGCGGAGGACGCGGCCCAGCTCGCCAAGGCGCAGGAGAAGCGCGCCGAGCTGTCCGAGCTGACCCATGTGATCGTCATCGACCCGGCCGGCGTCGAGACCGGCGACTGGGTACTCACCCTCGCCGAGCTGGAGCAGCGCGGTGCCGCGTACCTGGAGAAGCACCCCGACCTGATCAAGGAGCGGGTCGGCGCGATCACCGCCGATCAGCTCGCCACCCTCATCTACACCTCCGGCACCACGGGCCGCCCCAAGGGCGTCCGCCTCCCGCACGACAACTGGTCGTACATGGCCAAGGCCATCGCGTCGACCGGCCTGGTCGGCCCGGACGACGTCCAGTACCTGTGGCTGCCGCTCGCGCACGTCTTCGGCAAGGTGCTCATCTCCGGCCAGATCGAGGTCGGGCACGTCACCGCCGTCGACGGCCGCGTGGACAAGATCATCGAGAATCTGCCGGTCGTGCAGCCGACGTACATGGCGGCCGTCCCGCGCATCTTCGAGAAGGTCTACAACGGGGTCGCGGCCAAGGCGCGGGCCGGCGGCGGCGCCAAGTACAAGATCTTCCAGTGGGCCGCCGGGGTCGCCCGTGAGTACGCGAAGGCCAGCCAGGACAACTTCCGCCGCACCGGCACCGCGTCCGTGCCCTTCGCGCTCGGCGCCAAGCACAAGGTCGCCGACGCGCTGGTCTTCGCCAAGATCCGCGAGGCCTTCGGCGGCAACCTGCGCGCCTGCGTCTCCGGCTCCGCCGCGCTCGCGCCCGAGATCGGCTACTTCTTCGCCGGCGCCGGCATCCACATCCTGGAGGGGTACGGCCTCACGGAGTCGTCCGCGGCCTCCTTCGTGAACCCTGGCGAGGCGTACCGCATCGGCACGGTCGGCAAGCCGCTGCCCGGCACCGAGGTGCGCATCGCGGACGACGGCGAGATCCTGCTGCGCGGCCCCGGCATCATGGAGGGCTACCACGGGCTGCCCGAGAAGACAGCCGAGGTCCTGGAGTCCGACGGCTGGTTCCACACCGGCGACATCGGCGAGCTGTCCCCCGACGGATACCTGCGCATCACGGACCGCAAGAAGGACCTGATCAAAACCTCGGGCGGCAAGTACATCGCGCCGGCCGAGGTCGAGGGCCAGTTCAAGGCCGTCTGCCCGTATGTCTCCAACATCCTCGTGCACGGCGCCGACCGGAACTTCTGCACCGCGCTCATCGCCCTCGACGAGCCGTCCATCCTCGACTGGGCCAAGGAGAACGGCCTGGCGGGCAAGTCGTACGCCGATGTCGTCGCCGCGCCGGCCACGGTCGCCCTCATCGAGGGCTACGTCAAGGAGCTCAACGAGGGCCTCCAGCGCTGGCAGACCATCAAGAAGTTCCGCCTCCTGCCGCGTGACCTCGACATCGAACACGGCGAGCTCACGCCCAGCCTGAAGCTCAAGCGGCCGGTCGTCGAGCGGGAGTACAAGCACCTGATCGACGAGATGTACGCGGGGACGCGCGAGGCGTAAGGCCCGTACGTCGCTGGAGGGGCGGGGGAGTCAAATCCCCCGCCCCCTCCGCATCTCCCGCATCTCGTGGAGCAGCTCCTCCATCTGGTGTACCTGGTGGCGCAATTCCAAGACGTCCTGCAGGCTGCTGGCCGCCATCTGGGTCTCTATCTTCTCGAGGCGGTCCGCCAGTTCGTCGAACTGTTCCTGTTCGCGCGCGAGCATCCGCTCCAGCTGCTGGTTCTTGCGGTGCAGGTCGAGGAAGACGGTGACCTTGGCGCGCAGGACCCAGGGGTCGAAGGGTTTCGTCAGATAGTCGGCGGCTCCGGTCGCGTACCCGCGGAAGGCGTAGCCCGCGTCGGCGTCCGTGCCCGTCAGGAAGATGATGGGGACGTCCTTCGTCTGGTCGAGCCGCTTGATGTTCGCGGCGGTCTCGAAGCCGTCCATGCCCGGCATCCGGATGTCGAGCAGGACGACGGCGAACCGCTGCCGCAGCAGGGCCTTCATCGCCTCCTCGCCCGAACGCGCCCGCACCAGCGGCTCGTTGAGGGACCCCAGGACGGCCTCCAGAGCGATCAGGTTGTCCTCCATGTCGTCGACCAGGAGGATGCTGGCGCGCTCGTCGGTCGTTTCCACAGCGCTCATGGTGACTGTGCCTCACTCAGTTGTCGGCGGGACTGCGGGCTCCCCAGATGTGCTCGGTCCCGGTGCGACCGCACCGCCTGCGGCGTCCCGCTCCGGGTCGTCCGCAGCCTCCGGGTCGAGGAGGGCGCACACGACGGTGAGGAGCTGGTCGACGTCCACCGGCTTCGGTACGTAGTCGTTGGCACCCCGCGCGATGGACTTCTCGCGGTCGCCGGGCATCGCCTTCGCGGTCAGCGCGACGATGGGCAGACCCGTCCAGCGGGGGGTGCGGCGGATGGCGGAGATCGTTTCGTAGCCGTCCATCTCCGGCATCATGATGTCCATCAGAACGAGCTCGATGTCGGGGTTGCGCTCCAGCGTCTCGATGCCCTCGCGGCCGTTCTCCGCGTACAGGACGGGCATGCCGACGCGGCCCAGGACATGGGTGAGCGCGAAGACGTTGCGGATGTCGTCGTCCACTATCAACACCCGGCGCCCGGGCAGGACTTGGCCCGCTCTGCCGGACTTCCACGCCTCCAGCTTGGTGGGTGTCGGCCAGGTGTCGTCGGTGTCATGGGCGGTGTACGGCTCGCTGGAGAGCTGCTCGGGCACGGGCGCCGGGCGGTCCTCGGGGGCCGGTCCGGTCGCCATGTGCCCGGGGCTCACGACAGGGACGTACAGCGTGAAGGTGGAGCCCTTGCCGGGCTTGCTCTCGGCGATGATCCTGCCGCCGAGCAGTCTGGCGATCTCGCGGCTGATGGACAGACCGAGGCCGGTGCCGCCGTACTTGCGGTTCGTGGTGCCGTCGGCCTGCTGGAACGCCTCGAAGATCACCGGGAGTTTCTCGGGCGCGATCCCTATGCCGGTGTCGGAGACGGCGAAGGCGATCACGTCGTCGCTGTTCTCACGGGTGTAGGTGTGTTCCGGGTCCTTGAGGCGGTTGACGCGCAGCTCGACCCGGCCGGAAGCGGTGAACTTGATCGCGTTGGAGAGCAGGTTGCGCAGGATCTGCTGGAGCCGCTGCTCGTCCGAGTACATCTCGCGCGGTACGTCCTCGCCGACCGTCACCTCGAAGGCGAGCCCCCGGTCGAGGGTGAGCGGACGGAAGGTCGCGTGGACGTAGTCCAGCAGCTTGATCAACGGCAACTTCTTCGGGCGTACGTCCATCCGGCCCGCCTCGATCTTCGACAGGTCCAGGATGTCGTTGATCAGCTGGAGGAGGTCGGAGCCGGATCGGTGGATCGTCGTCGCGAACTGCACCTCCTGGTCGGAGAGATGGCCGTCCGGGTTGTCGGAGAGGAGCCGGGCCAGGATCAGGAGGGAGTTGAGCGGCGTACGCAGTTCGTGCGACATGTTCGCCAGGAACTCCGACTTGTACTGGGAGCTTGTTGCCAACAGGGCGGCCTTCTCTTCCAGTTCCGCGTTCGAGCGCTGCAACTCCGCCTGCTGCGACTGGAGTTCGTCCGACCGGTCCTGGAGCTGGATGGCCAGACGCTGGGACTCGCCGAGCAGGGACTCCGTACGGGAGTTGGCGATGATCGTGTTGATGGCGACGCCGATGGTGTTCACGAACTGGTCGAAGAAGGCCAGGTGGACATCGGAGAAGCGGGAGAAGGATGCCAGCTCGATCACGCCGAGCAGCGTGTCCTCGAAGAGGATCGGGATGATGACGACGCTGGCGGGAGCGGCCTCGCCCAGACCGCTGTTGATCTTGATGTAGTCCGGTGGGGCTTCCTCGACGAGGATGCGCTTCTTCTCGCCGGCGGCCTGCCGGACGAGCCCGTGCACCGGCATGCCGCCCGTGTCGACGGTCGCGCCCTGCGCGGATCCGTACCCGGCGATGAAGGCAAGCCCCTTGGCGGGTACGGACGTTCGCAGCGACGTCCCCTCCTCCTCGGGGTCGGCCAGGAAGAAGGCGCCGTACTGCGCGTTCACCAGCGGGGTCAGCTCGCGCAGGATCAGGTCGGCGACCTCCATCAGGTCGCGGTGGCCCTGCATGAGGGCGGCCAGGCGAGCAAGATTCGATTCCAGCCAGTCCTTCGCGCGGGTGGTTTCGCGGAGGTTGGCCACCATCAGGTTGATGTTGTCCTTCAGCTCGGCGACCTCGCCCTGGGTCTCCACGGTGATGGAGCGGGACATGTCGCCCTGGGCCACCGCGGAGGCCACCTCGGCGATCGCGCGGACCTGGGTGGTGAGGTTGGAGGCCAGCTCGTTCACGTTGGTCGTCAGGCGCTTCCAGGTGCCGTACACGCCCTCGACCCGTGCCTGGCCGCCGAGCTGGCCCTCGGAACCCACCTCCCGGGCCACCCGGGTGACCTCGGAGGAGAAGGAGGAGAGGGTGTCGACCATCGTGTTGATCGTCGTCTTCAGTTCGAGGATCTCGCCGCGGGCGTCCACGTCGATCTTCTTCGACAGATCGCCCTGGGCCACGGCCGTCGCCACCTGCGCGATGTTCCGCACCTGCGACGTCAGGTTGTCGGCCATGTAGTTGACGTTGTCGGTCAGATCGCGCCAGACGCCGGACACGCCGAGCACCTGGGCGCGGCCGCCGAGCCGCCCGTCGGTGCCGACCTCGCGGGCCACCCGGGTCACCTCGTCGGCGAAGGCGCGCAGCTGCTCCACCATCGTGTTGACGGTGTCCTTCAGCTCCAGGATCTCGCCGCGGGCGTCGACGGTGATCTTCTTGGAGAGGTCGCCGTTCGCGACGGCGGTCGTCACCTGGGCGATGTTTCTGACCTGCGAAGTCAGGTTCAGGGCCATGAAGTTGACGTTGTCGGTGAGGTCCTTCCAGACGCCCGACACGCCACGGACCTGCGCCTGGCCGCCGAGGTTGCCCTCCGTACCCACTTCGCGGGCCACGCGCGTAACCTCGTCGGCGAAGGCGGAGAGCTGGTCGACCATCGTGTTGATCGTGGACTTCAGCTCCAGGATCTCGCCCTTCGCCTCCACCGTGATCTTCTTGCCGAGGTCGCCCTGCGCCACGGCCGTGGAGACGAGCGCGATATTGCGGACCTGCGACGTCAGGTTGTCCGCCATGAAGTTGACGTTGTCGGTGAGGTCCTTCCAGACGCCCGACACGCCACGGACCTGCGCGCGCCCGCCGAGGTTGCCTTCGGTACCGACCTCGCGGGCGACCCGCGTGACCTCGTCGGCGAAGGCGGAGAGCTGGTCCACCATCGTGTTGATGGTCGACTTCAGTTCGAGGATCTCGCCCTGCGCGTCGACCGTGATCTTCTGGCTCAGATCGCCGTTGGCCACGGCCGTGGTGACCTGGGCGATATTGCGGACCTGGGAGGTCAGGTTCGAGGCCATGAAGTTGACGTTGTCGGTGAGGTCCTTCCAGACCCCCGACACGCCGCGCACC
This genomic interval from Streptomyces dengpaensis contains the following:
- a CDS encoding response regulator; its protein translation is MSAVETTDERASILLVDDMEDNLIALEAVLGSLNEPLVRARSGEEAMKALLRQRFAVVLLDIRMPGMDGFETAANIKRLDQTKDVPIIFLTGTDADAGYAFRGYATGAADYLTKPFDPWVLRAKVTVFLDLHRKNQQLERMLAREQEQFDELADRLEKIETQMAASSLQDVLELRHQVHQMEELLHEMREMRRGRGI
- the lepA gene encoding translation elongation factor 4, which translates into the protein MPATPNNVPEPSRTDPALIRNFCIIAHIDHGKSTLADRMLQLTGVVEQRQMRAQYLDRMDIERERGITIKSQAVRLPWAPTEDPGNTHILNMIDTPGHVDFTYEVSRSLAACEGTVLLVDAAQGIEAQTLANLYLAMENDLTIVPVLNKIDLPAAQPEKFAEELANLVGCEPHDVLRVSAKTGLGVEALLDRVVADVPAPIGVADAPARAMIFDSVYDSYRGVVTYVRVIDGQLNKRERIRMMSTGATHELLEIGTNSPEMLPADGLGVGEVGYLITGVKDVRQSKVGDTITTLHKGATEALGGYKDPKPMVFSGLYPLDGSDYPELRDALDKLQLNDAALVYEPETSAALGFGFRVGFLGLLHLDVIRERLEREFGLDLIATAPNVVYRVVMEDGTEHTVTNPSEFPEGKINEVYEPVVRATILAPSEFIGSIMELCQTRRGTLLGMDYLSEDRVEIRYTLPLAEIVFDFFDQLKSKTRGYASLDYEPTGEQTSSLVKVDILLHGDKVDAFSAITHKDQAYAYGVRLVAKLRELIPRQAFEVPIQAAIGSRVIARETIRAIRKDVLAKCYGGDISRKRKLLEKQKEGKKRMKMVGSVEVPQEAFIAVLSSDDSGGSAKGKK
- the rpsT gene encoding 30S ribosomal protein S20, whose protein sequence is MANIKSQIKRIKTNEKARLRNKAVKSSLKTAIRKAREAAAAGDVEKATEYQRAAARQLDKAVSKGVIHKNQAANKKSALASKVTSLKG
- a CDS encoding HAMP domain-containing protein; its protein translation is MTAARDGDFTKLPETGHGLVAELSTAFNQIVDRSNHFNTEVQRVRRELVRHGRLDERLSASPGQGTWTTRVNDVNQLLDALVAPAANATRVLDAVAGGDLTQRVDLHDGNRQLRGDLRRLGRAVNKMVDQLSLFTGEVTRVAREVGTEGRLGGRAKVTGLSGSWRDVTEAVNTMASRLTAQVRDIALVTTAVARGDLTRTVTVEATGELLELKLTVNTMVDQLSAFADEVTRVAREVGTVGQLGGRAQVRGVSGVWKDLTDNVNFMASNLTSQVRNIAQVTTAVANGDLSQKITVDAQGEILELKSTINTMVDQLSAFADEVTRVAREVGTEGNLGGRAQVRGVSGVWKDLTDNVNFMADNLTSQVRNIALVSTAVAQGDLGKKITVEAKGEILELKSTINTMVDQLSAFADEVTRVAREVGTEGNLGGQAQVRGVSGVWKDLTDNVNFMALNLTSQVRNIAQVTTAVANGDLSKKITVDARGEILELKDTVNTMVEQLRAFADEVTRVAREVGTDGRLGGRAQVLGVSGVWRDLTDNVNYMADNLTSQVRNIAQVATAVAQGDLSKKIDVDARGEILELKTTINTMVDTLSSFSSEVTRVAREVGSEGQLGGQARVEGVYGTWKRLTTNVNELASNLTTQVRAIAEVASAVAQGDMSRSITVETQGEVAELKDNINLMVANLRETTRAKDWLESNLARLAALMQGHRDLMEVADLILRELTPLVNAQYGAFFLADPEEEGTSLRTSVPAKGLAFIAGYGSAQGATVDTGGMPVHGLVRQAAGEKKRILVEEAPPDYIKINSGLGEAAPASVVIIPILFEDTLLGVIELASFSRFSDVHLAFFDQFVNTIGVAINTIIANSRTESLLGESQRLAIQLQDRSDELQSQQAELQRSNAELEEKAALLATSSQYKSEFLANMSHELRTPLNSLLILARLLSDNPDGHLSDQEVQFATTIHRSGSDLLQLINDILDLSKIEAGRMDVRPKKLPLIKLLDYVHATFRPLTLDRGLAFEVTVGEDVPREMYSDEQRLQQILRNLLSNAIKFTASGRVELRVNRLKDPEHTYTRENSDDVIAFAVSDTGIGIAPEKLPVIFEAFQQADGTTNRKYGGTGLGLSISREIARLLGGRIIAESKPGKGSTFTLYVPVVSPGHMATGPAPEDRPAPVPEQLSSEPYTAHDTDDTWPTPTKLEAWKSGRAGQVLPGRRVLIVDDDIRNVFALTHVLGRVGMPVLYAENGREGIETLERNPDIELVLMDIMMPEMDGYETISAIRRTPRWTGLPIVALTAKAMPGDREKSIARGANDYVPKPVDVDQLLTVVCALLDPEAADDPERDAAGGAVAPGPSTSGEPAVPPTTE
- the holA gene encoding DNA polymerase III subunit delta, yielding MAKKTAHDDPLAPVTLAVGQEDLLLDRAVQEVVAAARAADADTDVRDLAPEQLQPGTLAELTSPSLFSERKVVVVRNAQDLSADTIKDVKAYLGAPAEEITLVLLHAGGAKGKGLLDAARKAGAREVACPKMTKPADRLAFVRNEFRGLGRSATPEACQALVDSIGSDLRELASAVSQLTADVEGTIDEAVVGRYYTGRAEASSFTVADRAVEGRAAEALEALRWSLSTGVAPVMITSALAQGVRAIGKLSSARGGRPADLARELGMPPWKIDRVRQQMRGWTPDGVAIALRAIADADAGVKGGGDDPEYALEKAVVVIARAARSRRG
- a CDS encoding AMP-dependent synthetase/ligase, with product MSDTQTLIENRPPSVAALFLERVQATPDAEAYRYPVPPASGDGQGPDEWKSLSWAQSAERVFAIAAGLIELGVRPEQRVALASATRVEWILADLGILCAGAATTTVYPQTNAEESAFILADSESKVLIAEDAAQLAKAQEKRAELSELTHVIVIDPAGVETGDWVLTLAELEQRGAAYLEKHPDLIKERVGAITADQLATLIYTSGTTGRPKGVRLPHDNWSYMAKAIASTGLVGPDDVQYLWLPLAHVFGKVLISGQIEVGHVTAVDGRVDKIIENLPVVQPTYMAAVPRIFEKVYNGVAAKARAGGGAKYKIFQWAAGVAREYAKASQDNFRRTGTASVPFALGAKHKVADALVFAKIREAFGGNLRACVSGSAALAPEIGYFFAGAGIHILEGYGLTESSAASFVNPGEAYRIGTVGKPLPGTEVRIADDGEILLRGPGIMEGYHGLPEKTAEVLESDGWFHTGDIGELSPDGYLRITDRKKDLIKTSGGKYIAPAEVEGQFKAVCPYVSNILVHGADRNFCTALIALDEPSILDWAKENGLAGKSYADVVAAPATVALIEGYVKELNEGLQRWQTIKKFRLLPRDLDIEHGELTPSLKLKRPVVEREYKHLIDEMYAGTREA